In Leucoraja erinacea ecotype New England chromosome 12, Leri_hhj_1, whole genome shotgun sequence, one DNA window encodes the following:
- the sybl1 gene encoding vesicle-associated membrane protein 7, translating to MAILFAVVARGTTILAKNAFCVGNFLEVTEQILAKIPSENNKLTYSHGNYLFHYICQDRIIYLCITDDDFERSRAFTFLNEIKKRFQTTYGSRAQTALPYAMNSEFSGVLAAQMKHLSENKNSDRISETQTQVDELKGIMVRNIDLVAQRGEKLELLIDKTDNLVDSSVTFKTTSRNLARAMCMKNLKLTIVIAIVAIVVIYIIVSAACGGLSWPTCIKK from the exons ATGGCTATCTTGTTTGCAGTGGTTGCAAGAGGAACTACAATACTTGCAAAAAATGCCTTTTGTGTAGGAAACTTTTTGGAAGTGACTGAGCAGATTCTAGCAAAAATCCCATCTGAAAATAACAAATTGACCTACTCCCATGGAAA TTATCTATTTCATTACATTTGCCAAGATAGAATAATATACCTGTGTATCACTGATGAT GATTTTGAACGTTCAAGAGCATTTACCTTTCTAAATGAAATAAAGAAACGATTTCAAACCACGTATGGTTCCAGGGCACAAACTGCTTTGCCTTATGCcatgaacagtgaattctccGGTGTGTTGGCGGCACAAATG AAACACCTATCAGAAAACAAGAACTCTGATCGCATTTCGGAGACTCAAACACAAGTAGACGAGTTGAAAGGCATCATGGTCCGAAATATTG ATTTGGTGGCACAAAGAGGTGAAAAATTAGAGCTGCTGATTGACAAAACTGATAATTTAGTGGATTCT tcTGTCACATTTAAAACCACCAGCAGAAACCTAGCCAGAGCAATGTGCATGAAAAACCTCAAGTTGACCATTGTTATTGCTATTGTAGCAATT GTTGTCATTTACATCATTGTGTCGGCAGCATGTGGCGGTCTCTCGTGGCCAACCTGCATAAAGAAATAG